In a genomic window of Gossypium arboreum isolate Shixiya-1 chromosome 7, ASM2569848v2, whole genome shotgun sequence:
- the LOC108476550 gene encoding probable LRR receptor-like serine/threonine-protein kinase At1g56130 yields the protein MMRNSRTPKSDILFVKKGKKIILRMIMKSLLSSSNFLLYFFFFFLVFFRCIQSINAQNATTDPSEVRALNSIFQQWRIQAVDSWNISGEPCSGTALTQSSSVFEDPTNNPAIRCDCSFENNTLCHITSLRVYALDKRGVIPKELLDLPFLEFLKIDKNFFSGPLPTFLGNMSKLGLLSMAQNNFNGPIPKELGNLKKLYLLSLGNNNISGTLPPELGNLVELGELYINSCGLGGEIPSTFANLKELRIVWASDNAFTGKIPDFVGTNWTKLTSLKFEGNSFEGPIPSSFANLTSLTSLRIGGIYNGSSSLNFIRNLKNLTDLVLRNVLLNGIFPSYITELQSLQKLDLSFNNLTGKIPNALFNMNSLIYLFLGNNRLSGSIPSQKSETLRTIDLSYNFLSGNLPSWVNSRLQLNFVANNFTLNSSNIRLLPGLECLQRSFPCFRNAPRYANFSIKCGGPEMISDGILFEADNSTLGAANFNITSTRNWAVSNVGMFADRQNQQYVENNGGQVRSTNTPMMYQTSRLSPGSLRYYGLGLENGPYTVRLFFAETGFPERSSGSWTSLARRVFDIYIQGTQGLKDFDISKEAGGVQRAITRNFTANVTENHLEIHLFWAGKGTSGTPEEGYYGPSISAISVVPNFIPTVSGIPPGNPKEKNHTTLIVVVSVPLVALALILIFVILYVKRTREDEEEEVLLGISPRPNTFSYSELKAATEDFNPSKKLGEGGFGAVYKGTLSDGRVVAVKQLLVASNQGKDQFAAEIATISAVQHRNLVKLYGCCIGGNRRLLVYEYLVNKSLDQALWGQNDLHLDWPTRFNVCLSTARGIAYLHEESRPKIVHRDVKASNILLDAELCPKISDFGLAKLYDDKKTHITTRAAGTIGYLAPEYAMRGHLTEKVDVFGFGVVALEIISGRPNSYNALENDRTYLLEWVWTLHENNQLLSLLDPTLVEFDENEALRVIRVALLCTQTSPSMRPPMSRVVGMLAGDIEVSNVTTKPSYITDWDFKDITSTFMDEEAQTSIGFDLNSSDIKSKNMSVLEADDRPILSQVNITEFKESIQEGSCIDGLIPNKLASELVRSPYSTHSKMATKVLVEKTMSALWRKSEALYMTKSLANRLVLKQRLYMFRMAKGIGGKDQAMLLCSLPSSYKTFRETLIYGRDNLLFEDMKGNLLSKDKLDNEFGQNKKNRDKQFGYYKKIGHIKAKCYKLQNNNKKGPENDKNGKQKTEVADASVPDDKEEDFLLVSMSKSSKLTSEWV from the exons ATGATGAGAAACAGTCGTACGCCCAAATCCGATATCCTTTTTGTGAAGAAAGGGAAAAAGATTATTTTAAGGATGATTATGAAGTCATTGTTGTCTTCTTCCAATTTCCTGCtctacttcttcttcttcttcctcgttTTCTTTCGGTGCATCCAATCCATTAATGCCCAGAACGCCACCACCGATCCTTCAGAAG TGAGGGCGTTGAACTCAATCTTCCAACAATGGCGTATACAAGCGGTGGATTCATGGAATATCAGTGGAGAGCCATGCAGTGGAACTGCTCTCACCCAAAGTTCTTCTGTGTTTGAGGATCCTACTAATAATCCTGCTATTAGATGCGATTGCTCTTTCGAAAATAACACTCTTTGCCACATTACTAGCTT GAGGGTATATGCTCTAGATAAACGAGGAGTGATACCAAAGGAGCTTTTAGACTTGCCTTTTTTGGAGTTCTT GAAGATTGATAAAAACTTCTTTTCTGGTCCTTTACCAACATTTCTCGGAAATATGTCTAAATTAGGGTTATT GTCAATGGCGCAAAATAATTTCAATGGACCCATTCCAAAGGAGCTTGGAAATCTTAAGAAGCTATATTTGTT GTCGTTGGGTAATAATAATATTTCTGGAACATTGCCTCCAGAACTCGGTAATTTAGTGGAGCTTGGAGAACT ATACATTAACAGTTGTGGATTAGGTGGTGAGATTCCCTCAACATTTGCTAACCTTAAAGAACTACGAATTGT GTGGGCATCTGACAATGCATTCACAGGCAAAATACCAGACTTCGTTGGCACTAATTGGACAAAGCTTACATCATT GAAATTTGAAGGGAACTCTTTCGAAGGTCCAATACCATCCAGCTTTGCAAATTTAACCTCATTGACATCATT GAGAATTGGAGGTATATACAATGGGAGTTCTTCTCTGAATTTTATTAGAAATCTAAAAAACTTGACTGACTT GGTTCTAAGAAATGTCTTGCTCAATGGTATTTTTCCATCTTATATCACAGAACTACaatctttacaaaagtt GGATTTGAGTTTCAACAACTTAACAGGAAAAATTCCAAATGCTTTGTTCAATATGAATTCTCTCATATACTT GTTTCTTGGAAATAACAGACTATCAGGTTCCATTCCTAGCCAAAAGAGTGAAACTCTTCGAACCAT agatttatcatacaattttctATCAGGAAACTTGCCTTCTTGGGTAAATTCACGCTTACAACT GAACTTTGTGGCCAACAACTTCACACTTAACAGCTCAAACATAAG GCTTTTACCAGGATTAGAATGCCTTCAAAGAAGCTTCCCATGCTTTAGAAATGCTCCACGAT ATGCAAACTTTTCAATCAAGTGTGGCGGACCAGAAATGATATCTGATGGGATATTATTTGAGGCTGATAATAGCACTCTTGGTGCagcaaattttaatataaccagtACACGTAATTGGGCAGTTAGCAATGTAGGTATGTTTGCAGATAGACAAAATCAACAGTATGTGGAAAACAATGGAGGACAAGTGAGAAGTACCAACACTCCAATGATGTATCAAACTTCAAGGCTATCGCCTGGATCACTCAGATATTATGGCCTAGGCCTTGAGAATGGACCCTATACTGTAAGATTGTTCTTTGCAGAGACAGGTTTCCCAGAGCGAAGCTCAGGTTCTTGGACTAGTCTAGCAAGGCGTGTTTTCGATATATATATTCAG GGAACCCAAGGATTAAaggattttgatatatcaaaGGAGGCAGGTGGTGTTCAGAGAGCAATAACTAGGAATTTCACTGCTAATGTAACTGAGAACCATCTTGAAATTCACCTGTTTTGGGCTGGTAAGGGGACTTCCGGTACACCAGAAGAAGGTTATTACGGTCCATCTATTTCAGCTATTAGTGTTGTTCCAA ATTTCATACCAACTGTTAGTGGGATACCGCCGGGCAATCCTAAAGAGAAGAACCACACAACATTGATTGTTGTTGTTTCAGTTCCTCTTGTAGCATTGGCTTTGATACTTATATTTGTAATCCTTTATGTGAAAAGAACGAGAGAAGATGAGGAGGAGGAGG TGCTTCTTGGCATCAGCCCTAGACCAAACACATTTAGTTATTCTGAGTTAAAAGCTGCCACTGAAGACTTCAATCCTTCAAAGAAGTTAGGAGAAGGGGGGTTCGGAGCTGTGTACAAG GGTACACTTTCTGATGGGAGAGTTGTAGCTGTGAAACAACTTCTAGTAGCATCAAACCAGGGAAAAGATCAATTTGCTGCCGAGATAGCTACCATATCAGCAGTACAACATCGTAATCTTGTCAAACTATACGGGTGCTGCATTGGAGGAAATAGGCGCCTCCTTGTTTATGAGTATCTTGTGAACAAGAGCCTTGATCAGGCACTTTGGG GACAAAATGATTTGCATCTTGATTGGCCAACACGCTTCAATGTCTGTTTATCAACTGCAAGAGGGATAGCTTATCTTCACGAGGAGTCTAGGCCAAAGATTGTTCATAGGGATGTCAAGGCAAGCAATATTTTGCTTGATGCAGAGCTCTGCCCGAAGATATCTGATTTTGGATTGGCAAAGCTTTATGATGACAAGAAAACACACATCACCACACGTGCTGCTGGAACAAT TGGCTACCTGGCACCCGAGTATGCAATGCGCGGGCATCTTACAGAGAAAGTAGATGTTTTTGGCTTCGGTGTTGTTGCTTTGGAAATTATAAGTGGTAGACCAAACTCATATAATGCCTTAGAAAATGACAGAACTTATCTTCTTGAATGG GTGTGGACCCTGCATGAAAATAACCAACTCTTGAGTCTGCTTGATCCAACATTAGTAGAGTTCGATGAAAATGAAGCTCTCCGAGTGATAAGGGTGGCACTTTTATGCACCCAAACATCACCATCTATGCGGCCACCCATGTCCCGTGTTGTTGGGATGCTTGCGGGAGATATTGAAGTGAGCAATGTTACAACAAAACCAAGTTATATAACTGACTGGGATTTTAAGGATATAACAAGCACCTTTATGGATGAAGAAGCACAAACATCCATTGGATTTGATCTTAACAGCAGCGACATCAAGAGTAAGAACATGAGTGTTTTAGAGGCAGATGATCGACCAATACTCTCTCAAGTAAATATTACTGAATTTAAGGAGAGTATTCAAGAAGGAAG TTGCATAGACGGGTTAATTCCCAACAAACTAGCATCAGAGCTAGTTCGATCTCCATATTCAACCCATTCAAAGATGGCAACA AAGGTTCTGGTGGAGAAAACAATGTCTGCATTATGGAGGAAATCGGAAGCCTTATATATGACGAAATCTCTAGCCAACAGGTTAGTGTTAAAACAACGTCTCTACATGTTCAGAATGGCCAAAG GTATTGGCGGCAAGGATCAGGCTATGTTGTTGTGTTCTTTACCCTCTTCTTACAAAACTTTTAGGGAAACCCTAATTTATGGGAGAGATAATCTCTTATTCGAGGACATGAAAGGAAATCTACTAAGCAAGGATAAACTCGACAACGAATTTGGCCAAAATAAGAA GAATCGAGATAAACAATTTGGCTATTATAAGAAGATAGGTCACATTAAGGCAAAATGCTATAAACTtcagaataataataaaaagggtcCCGAAAACGATAAGAATGGTAAACAGAAAACAGAAGTTGCTGATGCTAGTGTACCCGACGATAAAGAAGAGGATTTCTTGTTGGTGTCAATGAGCAAAAGCTCCAAGCTTACTTCTGAATGGGTCTAG